The region GGCAGCGGGTCCAAACTGAACAGGTATTTCGGATACCCGTCAGCCAGCTTCGTGAACGGACGGAATTCACGCTCCTCAACATTAGGATCCTGCACACTCATCGACACCTGCACATAGGCGTACCGTTCCCGCTTACGCACAATGAAGTCGCACTCCAGCTTACCAATAATGCCCACGCTCACCTCGTAGCCTTTCGACCTCAAATGCACGTACAGCGCATTTTCCAAGGCTGGTCCGTAACTCATTCGCGTATCAGTGTTACGTGCGAATCGTATGCCAGGATCCGCAAGATAATACTTCTCCCCTCCTCTCAACGACCTGCGCGAACGCAAATCGAATCGCGGGCATTTGTAGAGGACCTTCGCACTCTCCAACAGCCGGACATAGTTCGCGAGAGTCTCACGTTTGACCGTCACGCCTTCGCCATGTTTCAGATAATCGACGATCCCCGACAGATTCGTGGGAGCGGCATAGTTGTTGATGAGATAGTCCTGCACACGCTGGAAGGTATCGCGGTGACGAACCACTTTGCGTGCGGCTATGTCTTTGTTGAAGATCTGCCCTATGACATCTTGGATATACATGGCTTTCGCATCAAGATCCTCATATTCCAGCGCTTTCGGAAACCCTCCATAGGTGAGATACTCTTGGAAAATCTGCGACTCCGGCTTTTGGGGAAGTCCAAGATACTCACGCATGCCGAGATATTCGCTGAACGATAGGGTGAACATTTCCAGCTCAATGTAGCGGCCTGTCAATTTGGTGGCAAGCTCGCCGGATAGTAGGTATGAATTGGATCCGGTGATGAAAATCGAGCAGTCGCCTTCTTCACGCCATCCGTTAACGATGGCCTCATACCCCTTCACGTTCTGTATTTCGTCGATGAACAGGTAACGAGTTGAAGCTGACTTACCCAGGCTATGTTCAATGACCGCATCAAGCTTTTCCGGAGTGTTCACGCCTTGATATTCTCGACGGTCAAGATTGATGCAGCAGATATTGCCTTCCGCGACGCCACGTTCCCGCAGCTCATCCATAACGCTGCACAGCAGACTCGATTTTCCGCAACGGCGAATGCCTGTGACCACCTTAATGAGTCCCACATCGTCATAGAACGGACGAAGCTTGGCTAGATAATGCTCTCGACGATACATTTGCATGTTTTACTCCATCATCACGGTTTTAACGGTGATAAAATTACCCAAAAGAACAACTTTGCCCCGTTAAAAGCTCATTTTACATGCTCAACAACAGATTTTATACCCCCATCATCACCTTTAAGTTCTCTTATTACCTGTTTACAGCAATTTAACGGGGTCAAAGTCGTTCAAAGATACAACTTTGACCCCGTTAAATATACTTTCGCACCGTATTTGGCTTATATACGGCAGATTCGGGAGACTTGGATTCACAGCTGGGTCATTAGTCCAGAATGCGCATCCGGCTCTCGCAGCCATTTCCTGACGAAGCCGACTACTTGCAGCACGTTATTTCCCAATCGCCACTTACCGAGCCCAATTGCCAGACCGCGCCGCATCCACCATGACGCACCGTCACAAAACGCTCCCGTCTGACGTGCTTTACTGGCCTTGGGCGCGGTAGCGGGCTTCGGTGGCGGCTTTGGCGGGCTCCCACCAGGCACGGTTGGCAGCATACCAAGCGATGGTCGCTTGCAAACCGGCTTCGAAATCGGTGTGCACAGGCTTCCATTCGAGTTCGGTACGCAGCTTACTAGAGTCGATCGCATAACGCCGATCATGCCCGGGACGGTCACGCACCCAGTCGAACGCATCTTCGGCACATCCCATAAGTCGCAGAATCATACGCATTACAGCAATATTGCTCATTTCGCCATCTGCGCCAATCAGGTACGTTTCGCCGATCCGCCCGCGAGTAAGAATCTCCCACACCGCAGAAGAGTGATCTTCCGTATGGATCCAGTCACGCACGTTCTCGCCTGTGCCATATAGTTTCGGTCGCACACCTTCCATGATGGAAGTGATCTGGCGTGGAATGAATTTTTCCACATGCTGGTACGGCCCGTAATTGTTGGAACAGTTGGAGATCGTGGCGCGAAGCCCGTACGTGCGAACCCACGCGCGCACCAGCTGGTCGGATGCCGCTTTCGACGCACTGTATGGGCTAGACGGCTTATACGGCGTACTTTCGGTGAATTTGCATGGATCGTCGAGCGCGAGGTCGCCGTACACTTCGTCGGTGCTGATGTGGTGGAATCGCACGTCATGCTTACGGGCGGCTTCAAGCAAATGGAACGTGCCTTCCACGTTTGTTGTGATGAAGGGTTCAGGATTGGCGATGGAATTGTCGTTGTGCGATTCGGCCGCGAAATGCACGATCGAGTCATGACCAGACACGATACGTTCCAGTAGTACAGCATCGCAAATATCACCTTGCACAAGTTCGACTTGCGATTGCGGAAGACCGGCGATATTTTGCGGATTTCCGGCATAGGTCAGTTTGTCGAGCACGGTTATGTGCACGTCAGGATGGTTATGTGCCACATAGCGCACGAAATTGGCTCCGATAAACCCACATCCGCCGGTCACGATGATGTTGCGCGGCTTGAAAATCTCACTACTCACTATTTCAGGGTACCGGCAGGGTGGCATAGACATAAAGCGATTCCACAAACTGGCTTACGTATGGCAGATTCGGCAGCCCAACCGGTGGTATCTCAGTTACCCTTGATTTGGTGTATAAATAGCACTTCGCTTATCCTTGATTTGGTGTATAATTGAGCATGTTATTACCCTTGATTTGGTGTATTTACGGCGGTGAGACATGGAGACTTTCGAACGAAAAGCGTACGAAAAACTGGCTTCCTGGAAAGATTCTTCCCAAGGAAGCACAGCCCTGCTCATCGAGGGCGCACGGCGCGTCGGGAAAAGCACCATCGCGGAGGAATTCGGACGACGGAACTATGCGTCGTATATGCTCGTCGACTTCTCGAAAGCCCCCGATGACGTGCTGGGCTACTTCGTCGACCTGCGCAACGACCTCGACGCGTTCTTCATGTACCTGTCATCCTTCTACGGAGTGGAACTGCACAGGAGGGATAGCCTCATCATTTTCGACGAGGTGCAGCTGTATCCGAAGGCCCGCGAGGCCATCAAGCAGCTGGTGGCTGACGGGCGTTACGACTACATCGAGACGGGGTCGCTTGTCTCCATCCGCGAAAACGTCAAGGACATCCTCATTCCATCAGAGGAGGAGTCGATCCGCCTAAATCCCATGGATTTCGATGAATTCCTCTGGGCTTTGGGAGAAAAGCCACTGTCCACGCTCATCGCGGACTCGTTCAAGAAGCGCAGGCCGCTCCCCGATTCGCTGCACAGGAAGGCCATGCGGCTATTCCGTGAATACATGCTGGTCGGAGGCATGCCCCAGGCCGTGTCGAAGTACGTCGAGACCCATGATTTCAGCAAAGTCGACAACGTCAAACGGAACATCCTCCGACTGTACAGGCAAGACATCTCCAAACATGGCGGCAGCGACCGGATACGCATCACGCGCATCTTCGACAACCTGGTGGGCCAGCTTTCCAAGAAAGAGAAGAAGTTCAACATCACATCGCTGGGAAAGGAAGCGAAGACCCGCGATTACGAGGACGCCTTCTTCTGGCTTTCCGACGCGTTCATCACCAACGACTGCTTCAATTCCACTGATCCGAGCGTGGGGCTAAGCATCAGCGAGGACCATTCGACGGTCAAATGCTACGCCGCCGACACCGGACTTCTCACCACTCTCGCCCTGGCCGACTCGGAACAGACCGGAAGCAACCTGTACCGGGACATCCTCCTAGAACGCATCGAAATCAACGAGGGCATGCTCGCGGAGAACGTCGTCGCACAGCTTCTCCGGGCCAACGGACACCGGCTGTTCTTCTATTCGCGCAGCGATCGTGACGACCCGTCGAACCGCATGGAGATCGACTTCCTCATCGTCGAACCGTACGAGAACGCGGCAATGAAGTACAGGGTCAGCCCCATCGAGGTCAAGTCATCGAAACGCTACCGCACGGTCTCGTTAGACAAATTCAAGGCAAAATTCGATAAGAAGGTCGGCACCAGATACGTGCTGCATCCGAAACCGCTGGTCGTGGAAAATGACGTGGTCAAGCTGCCGATCTACATGGCGGGACTGCTGTAGAAGGCTTCACGCAGACAGCGCTTTTTGGTACGCTACCAGCGAATGACGCTCAACACTTGCGCGCACATATGTTGTCCACCTTGAACATCAGATCTGTTTGCCGCTTGCTGCCCATCACCCAGTTAACCGTCCAGCTACCCTTCAGACATCTACTAGACACTCGTTCGTCCACAGCTGAACACTAAGATGTACCCGGTTTAATTGTACAGAGCCTCCAATTATAAAGGGGCTATCTTTTTGAAGGATGCGACGATGCCTATTTTCTCGCCCGACCGTCACGCTTGTGCGCCTTCATACGTAAAACTTACTAAGCAGCCGATTACGGGCGGAGCGTATCGCCCTCTTGCGAATGACGAAGATAGCAACGCTTGCGCTCCATCCGCCCTTTCAGGTCACCATGGTTCAAAGCTGTATACGCAGAAATCAGCAATTCACGCCATCTCCGATAACGCAAGCGTTTTCATTCCCAAAGTCGATGCGCCCCATCTGCCAAAAACAGCTGATGACAAGTCCATTGACGAAGCCATTAACGAAGCTACGAACGACAGTACCCATTCAGTCCCACCATCTGCTGAAATTCAACTCGCGCAAGCTAACGAGCATCCTCTGATGCAGGCTATCGAGGTCTGCAAACAATCCGTACACACTACGGCAAAAGCACTCTCCACCGCAGGACATGCAGTTGCAAAAGCTGCCAAAACCACCGGCCACGCCATCCGCACAGCTGCCACAGCAGTAAAGACCGCATGGCATACCTTCGCTAACTTCAAAGCCGTACAGCTCATCATCAAATTCTTCAAGAAAGCATATGCACTCTGGAAGAAGCGCATGAAGTTCTCATACGCCTTCTACACCATCGTGTTCTTCCTGCTCACTTCAGCGGAAGTCATTTTCCTTCAATGGGGAATGTATTCCGAGCCCGAATATGAAAAGGGCACTGAAATTGACGAAACGACGAAAGTCCTTCAAAGCGTTGGCGGACAAGTCACCAGATTCATCAGTCAAATGTGGCTTGAGCAGAAAAACGTCTGTCTCGTCAGTTTTATGGGACTGGCTTTAATCTATCTTGCGTTAATTTTTGTAACGAACCGATTCTGGATTGCCACTCTTGTTTTTGGCGTTGCCCTTACGGCTTTTGGAGTCGCCAACAGCATCAAAGTCCAGCTGCGAAATGAACCGATCATTCCCGCTGATTTGACATTCATTTCAGGCGGTGACACCGGCAGCATCATGTCATTCGTACCGAAATCCAGCCAAGCGTTCGTTAATGGCGCAATTACTTTCGTAATTTGGTTTGCAATTATCATCTTCGCTCTTTTTGTTCTGGACGGCCGCAGACGTTTCATTTATTGCTCATGGAGACATCCCATTGCCAACATCAAAAACATCATTGGCAATGTCTTCCGCATACTCGCAGCAATACTCAGCGTTGTGCTACTGAGCACTTATGTCATAGGTTTAGGCACGCCCGGCTCAGGCACCTACAAATGGGCTAAAGATAATGGCTACGAGCCCCAATTATGGAATGCCATAGGTGATGCTCAAGCCAATAATCCTGCCACCACATTCCTTAGCCTGTCAAAGGTCAAGGCCATGGATAAACCCGACAACTACAGTCAAAAAACCATGCAGTCTCTCGCTAAGAAATATGCGCAAGAGGCGCAAGCCATCAATCATACCCGATCAGGTGAGCTTACGGACAATACCGTCATCATGATTTTGTCTGAAACTTTCTCCGACCCCACTCGCGTTCCGGGCGTTTCTTTCAGTCTCGATCCAATACCGAACATCCGTAATATCAAAAACACGACCACTTCAGGACTCATGCTGTCCCCCGGTTACGGCGGTGGCACCGCGAATATCGAATATCAGGCTTTGACCGGCTTGAATCTTGCGAATTTCAATGATTCTTTGATTGTGCCGTACCAGCAATTGGTGCCGAACCAGAATGATCCTTATTCGTTCAACCAGATTTGGATGAAAAAGTATGGGAAAAATGCTTCTACTGCGGTGCATCCGTTCCAGCAAAGCATGTATCTGAGGAATATCAACTACAGGAAGTTTGGCTTCTCATACCTGTACACGCTTGATAGCAAAATTCCGCTGAAACATACCGGTTGCATCGACCGTTCGCCTTATGTGAGTGACAGCGAAGCGTATCAGAGCATTCTTGACCTGCTCGATAGGCAACAAGATTCGAAGTCCTCGCAGTTCTTGCAACTCGTCACCATGCAGAACCATATGCCCTATGGCGATTACTATGACAATAACGAGTTTTCAGACGCCAATATTTCAGAAGATTTATCTGATGGGGAACGCTGGAATATCAATACCTACACTAAAGGAATTAACTGGACCGACCAGGAAACGGCGGATTTCCTTAATCAGCTCGACCAAATATACAAGCCAATCACCGTTATCTTCTATGGAGATCATCTGCCCGGCATCTACGACACGGCAGATATGAACAAGAACAATAAAACCGTTTTGCATGAAACAGATTATTTCATTTGGTCAAATTCCGCTTCGCCTTCCCATGGAACGAACGTTAATCCCACAACCACCGCGTACACATCATCCAACTATTTCATGCCGCTGGCTGCAGAACACATGAACGCTAAGGTATCACCGTATCTTGCGATGCTTACGGAATTGCAACAAGAAGTCCCTGCAATGAGCCGTGTGATCGGCACTAACGGCGGTATCGGGCAAGGCAAGGCGACGTACCTGGATCATGATGGCAACAACATCAAAGCCACAGCTTTAAGCGCTAAAGCAAAGGAGCTGCTCAAAGATTACAAACTGGTTCAATATGACCAGACCGTGGGCAAGAATTACCTTAAGGACTTGGATTTCACACAGGTCCCATAGGAATCGGAAAAATAGGGCCGCACAGGAAATGTCTGTGCGGCCCTATTTTCATATGCAGAAAATCACTTTTTGAGGAGTGGTTCGACCTGTTCCTCGTACGCGGTCAGCGCGGTGTCGATCACCTGATGCATGTCGTAGTACTTGTACGTGCCCAGACGGCCGCCGAACACCGTGAGCGGTTCGGCCTTCGCGAGCTCCTCGTACCTCGCGTACAGCGCCTTGTCGGCCTCCGTGTTGATCGGATAGTACGGCTCGTCGCCGCGCTCGGCGAAACGGCTGTACTCCTCCCACACCACGGTCCTGTCCGGGTTCTGCGAGTCCCTGCGTTCCGGGTTGAAGTTCTTGAACTCGATCGCGCGCGTGTACGGCACGTCCGCGTCGGAGAAGTTCATCACCGGGCATCCGAAATGGTCGCCCTCGTCGTAGCGCACCTCCCTGAAGTCGACCGTACGCCACTTGAGCTCGCCCAGCGAATAGTCGAAGTAGCGGTCCACCGGGCCCGTGTACACCACCGGCACGCCCGCCGCGGCCAGGGCCTTCCTGTTGAACGGCTGCGAGGCGTCGAAGAAGTCGGTCTTCAGGGTCACGTGGATGCGCGGGTCGTCGATCATGCGCTCCATCCACGCGGTGTAGCCGTCCGTCGGCAGGCCTTCCCACGTGTCCTTGAAATAGCGGTTGTCGTAGTTGAAGCGCACCGGCAGGCGGTTGATGATGCCCGCGGGCAGGTCCTTCGGATCGGTCTGCCACTGCTTGCCCGTGTAGTTCTTGATGAACGCCTCGTACAGGGGGCGGCCGATCAGCGAAATGCCCTTGTCGTTGAGGTTCTGGGGGTCCGTGCCCGCCAATTCGCCGGCCTGCCCGTCGATCAGGGCCTTCGCCTCGGCCGGCGTGTAACGCGCGTGGAAGAACTGGTTGATCGTGCCCAGGTTGATCGGCAGGGGGTACACCTCGCCGTCGTGCGTGGCGTACACGCGGTGCACGTAGGAGGTGAACGAGGTGAACCTGTTCACGTACTCCCACACGCGCCTGTTGGACGTGTGGAACAGGTGGGCGCCGTACTTGTGGATCTCCGCGCCGGTCTCCTCGTCCATGTAGCTGTACGCGTTGCCGCCGATGTGGTCGCGCACGTCGATGATCTCCACCCTGACGCCCAAACGCTCCACGGCCTGCTGGGCCACGGTCAGGCCGAACAGGCCCGCGCCCACGACCACCAGATCGGGATACTCCACCGCACCAGTCATAAAAACAACCTTCCAAAACAGTCAGTTCAATTGCAAATGCACACTGCCAATGTGCGTTTCGCGTTCATGATACTCGCATACCACGAATGAACGCAGCCGATCCATACTCCGAGTTATTCATCTCCAAAGATTCTTGCCCACGTCTCCATGGAGGTAATCCCATAAGACTGGTATTGGGCAGACAATCGCTTCCAATTCTTCAGAATCTTGCGTGTAAGCCGATATCCTTCCATCATGCTCTTACGGAAACGTTTGTTGTCTCGCTTTAGCCATGCCACACCATTACCGTCTGGCGTGGTCACCAATGCTGAATTAACATGGTCAAAGGCAAGCCAAGTCCAAGCAGTATCGCGTGCGGGGATGGCCGCATCCGGACGAGTGGCTTTATCGGGATTGGCCTTCTTAATAAAGCTCTTCGCGATAAGGCCGACAGCCGCCTTGTACCGGCTTTTCATAGTCGATGGATGGTTCTTTGGCGGTTCAACCTCGCCAGCTGGCTCAGGGAACTCCTCAAAACTCTCCTTGGACTGAGCATCAGGATATTTTGCTCGCAGTTCACGCACTTCGCCAAGTTTCGTCGGCAAGCAATCTACAAGGTACTGTGGGCCTCGAAGAATATCCCTTAGCGCCATATGATGCAATGCCATGGCGGAGTACACAAACCGAAGCCCGAGACTGGCATCACCATACAAGGTCTCCACCAACATGCGAGGCGGCCTATCCGGATACGTCAACAATGCCGCGAGCCAACGGTTACGCTCAGTAAAGTATTCCTCCCACGAACGTGCTGGATCCTTGTCATGCCATGCTTGATGCCATACAGCCACACCTGGCAGGCAGACTGTGGGAAATCCTGCTTTCTTGGCACGAAGACCATATTCAATGTCATCGAATTTGATGAACACCGGCATGGAGAGACCGATTTTCTTCACAACCGCAATCGGAATCAGACACATCCACCACCCATTGAAGTCTTCATCGATGCGCTGATGACGATCCGGAGAGTCACGGAGCGGTTCCACAGAGAAATCATGGTTGTATCCCATGCTCTTGGACGGGTACATCCACATTCGTTGCGCATTGATCCGCTCACCTTGCGTATACAACATGGTGCGATTATCCAAATGGAACATGCCGCCGCCGACAAGAACTGGTCGCACCGTGTAATCAGAGAATTGGATTGCACGCAGAATCGATTCCGGTTCGCTGATGGCATCATCGTCCAACAGCAGCACAAAATCACTATCACCGGCCTTAGCCGTTTCATACATGCCTCGGGAGAATCCTCCAGAACCACCCAAGTTCGCTTGCTGAATGTATGTAAGCTGTTCGCCTAGATTATCGGCAACCTCATCAAAGTCCTTCTGATCCTTAACTAAGTCGCTGCCTTGATCCGTGCAATACACTGTATCCAAACGTTCGCGCAATGCCGAAGCACCGGCGATAGTACGCAATTGATCCATACAATATGAGGCGCGATTAAAGGTCGTGATGGCGATAGACAGGGTTGTCTCATGCTTAGCGGTACGCGCCTCACGGGGTACAGACCATGTAGCATCAGCAATGGTCACGGAACCATCAAGCGATTCCGCATCGAACCAGAAGTAACCGCCATCCATAAGACCTGTCATCGGCACGTCTATGCATACACGAGTTTCAGACTCCGAAGCCGTTGTCGTCTTCGTCGAAACCGGATAAATCAGTCCACGACCTGTGGAACGGAATACGCTGATTTTGGAGTTTCCCTGAACTGTCGCTTCGAATCGCACCGTTTTTACACTGGTCCAACGGCGCCAATATGCAGCGGGGAATGCGTTGAAGAATGCGCATCCAGACATGTGACCACGATTTTTCAAGGTTATAGAGGTACGCCCCGCAATTTCAAACGAATCGCAAGACACTCCTGCAGACGACCCGGCATTGCGAAGCAAGCGTTGCAATGTGGACTGATTCATGGAGCCGAATTCCAAACGGCGCATGTCAATACGGGAGTCCAGCGTGGTCTCCGCAACATGCGGACGAGTCCAATCAAGCGCATACAGCGGGAGAGTTTGCTCAGCGTCCTTGACCGGATACACAACACGCATAACCGTTTCCCAGGTGTTGTTTGCCCCGGCATTCTTCATAGAAGCCTTCTGATTCATGCATCCTCTCCTATCACCATGTGCGTTCATCTACTCATCGTAGTGGCTGCCTCGCACTTTGGACAATCCGTCTGCATAGTCAGTGCACAGGATTTGCTCGAATCCGAATAACCGTACGACGCCGGTTTTTTATATGACATTCCCGTCCTAAAATCAGAAGCGCGTACGTACATCAGTACAAAGGAGATGATGATCATGATTCTCAGAAAGAAAATCATTCGAAGCATCGCAGCCATAACCGCAACTCTTTCGATGCTTGCCTTACCCATTGCCTCAGCCAATGCGGAAGAGATCGTCTCACCGCCATATCCCGAATACACTGGCTGGGTTGTTCAGGATGGTGAGCATTATTGGTTCGATTCCGGTACCATGGCACGTTCAAAGGAAATCTACGATCCGAGCAGTAATGCCTGGTACTGGCTCGACGCAGATGGAACAATGGCACGCAACAAAGATGTTTATCAGCGTTCCAATGGTGGTAAATGGGTTAGGTACGATTCCAATGGCCATATGATCAAGGGCGAGGATTACCGATATGGCGGCTGGTATTATTTTGACCAGACAACCGGCGCTATGGCCAAAGGTATGAAGTATATCGGATCCAATGGCGGCAAATGGGTGTATTACGACTGGACGACCGGCAAGATGGCGCACGGCGAGCAGTATGTGAACTATGACGCGCAGCATACCGGCTGGTACCTGTTCGATCAGTACACCGGTGCCATGTTCCACGGCGATACCTATATCCGATCCAATGGCGGCAAATGGGTTCGCTATGACCGAGTGACAGGAAAGATGGTCAAGGGCTTGCATTATCAGGATGGAGCCTACTATTACTTCGACCAGACCACTGGCGCCATGGCGCATGGACGCGTGTGGGTGCCCGAATGGAACTCATATGCGACCTTTGATTCCGTCTCTGGCCGCTATGTTAGCAAGGATTCAGGCAATAACAATCCGGGAAATACTGGAGGAGAAAACATCCGTGGTCGATTCTGCAAGAAGAGCGAAAAGGGCCAGCAGCGTATCGATGGCGACGGTACACTTATCGTCTGCGAATGCCGCAACGGGAACAACACCCCGCATTGGTATGCCAAGTAGATAACAACCACCGTATGATTCCGTATGATTCTTGGAAGAATCCGGAGATGCCTCCGCTTTCTTCCAAGAATCATTTCCATTGAATCACATACGTAATCGCTATAGCGATATATGAAAATGCCGTTAAAGCCGCCACAGAAATAGCTAATACTCTGCGATTGATATTTTCATCCCTAATAAAGTTGGGGAACAACAGCGCAGCAAGCGGCAATACCGGTATGAAATACCTGTTCTGCAATCCCGAAGCATATGCATCTACATTTCCAACCCATGTGATTGACATTGCCACACACGATAATACGTAATACAGAACTATAATTAATACTATTAATCCAACCTGCAATTTATTTATATTTTTATAGCTCATATGCACAATCAGAAGCATCATAATAGCGATAAGCACTGGAGCCATAACGATTAAAGGCAACTGAATTTCTTCCGTTCCTGTAAAGAACTGAAGATTTCTTCTTGAATTCACCAATTGCCCATTAATCTTCTCAGTATCAAAATCCATAGGCTCGAACAACGACCGGCCGATAAGCGGAAATATTTTCCAGGAAGATTGCAGTAACTGCCCCTCAAGCTCGTGTGTCTTCTCCAATGGAACACGATTCGGGGCAACCGATATCTGCGAGGTCTTCGCCCGCCAAAGCCACATGGAGACAAAAGCAGTGAGAGCAGGAAGCGCCAAGGTGATCTTTTTTACGCATCCGTGAGCCTTAGGAATCAAGAACAATACAAATAATGCGATGATGAAACAGGTAATCTTGACTTGTCCGAGCAGAGCTCCCATCATGCAGAGCAGAGCAATATGCCAGTATTGCAACATGTCATCCCGTTGATACAAACACAGAACAACCGCAATGAACAGCAGACAATAGCTGTTGGTGACGGCATCAGCTGTCGGGAATATCATTGAAAAAAATGTGGTAGGAAGAATCGCTATAGCCAGAATGATATTGACATAAGATTTGGCTACCCATATTGCCACGGCAATAATAGTGGCCGAGCAGATCAATGTTGCCACACTCGATACGCGAAAATTCCCGCGCACAATAAGACTGGGAAAATAGACAAAGGGAGCATTCACCGCAGTGTTGTTGAAGGTTATTATCTTCCCGTGGTCACGGTAAACCACCCAATCATGGTATTCATCAGAAAATACCGGAATTATATTCCCCGCTCTGATTTGCAGGATTCTGGCCCAATGCGCCATTGCATCGTTAAAACAATGCTGTTTGCCACAGAAAATAAGAATGCACCCTGTTGTGATTGTGCCGATCCAGTACAGCAAGGAAATATAATCAGAGGCATGAGGCTCCACATGTTTCAGTTCACGTTGACGCTTCCCCGAATAATGCCGCGGCAAAACAGCCTCCCCCTACTATGAAAAACTGGTTTTGATGCAATCACAACCAGTAATCGCATCAAAACAAAGCTATCTCGGTAGCACACGTTTGAAGAATACCCATTTTTCAGGCACAATATCCGGCTTATTCACTCGGTAATAGTCCTATCTTTCCCTAAAAAAATAAACTGCCCACTCAGAGCGTCGTCTCGACAATATAGCGAGGACGAGCTTTAACCTCTAAATAAATTTTTGCTATGTACTCACCAATAATACCGA is a window of Bifidobacterium catenulatum DSM 16992 = JCM 1194 = LMG 11043 DNA encoding:
- a CDS encoding ATP-binding protein, with amino-acid sequence MQMYRREHYLAKLRPFYDDVGLIKVVTGIRRCGKSSLLCSVMDELRERGVAEGNICCINLDRREYQGVNTPEKLDAVIEHSLGKSASTRYLFIDEIQNVKGYEAIVNGWREEGDCSIFITGSNSYLLSGELATKLTGRYIELEMFTLSFSEYLGMREYLGLPQKPESQIFQEYLTYGGFPKALEYEDLDAKAMYIQDVIGQIFNKDIAARKVVRHRDTFQRVQDYLINNYAAPTNLSGIVDYLKHGEGVTVKRETLANYVRLLESAKVLYKCPRFDLRSRRSLRGGEKYYLADPGIRFARNTDTRMSYGPALENALYVHLRSKGYEVSVGIIGKLECDFIVRKRERYAYVQVSMSVQDPNVEEREFRPFTKLADGYPKYLFSLDPLPMQRDGVRHLNLMEFLRTDGDLDLS
- the rfbB gene encoding dTDP-glucose 4,6-dehydratase: MPPCRYPEIVSSEIFKPRNIIVTGGCGFIGANFVRYVAHNHPDVHITVLDKLTYAGNPQNIAGLPQSQVELVQGDICDAVLLERIVSGHDSIVHFAAESHNDNSIANPEPFITTNVEGTFHLLEAARKHDVRFHHISTDEVYGDLALDDPCKFTESTPYKPSSPYSASKAASDQLVRAWVRTYGLRATISNCSNNYGPYQHVEKFIPRQITSIMEGVRPKLYGTGENVRDWIHTEDHSSAVWEILTRGRIGETYLIGADGEMSNIAVMRMILRLMGCAEDAFDWVRDRPGHDRRYAIDSSKLRTELEWKPVHTDFEAGLQATIAWYAANRAWWEPAKAATEARYRAQGQ
- a CDS encoding ATP-binding protein, which encodes METFERKAYEKLASWKDSSQGSTALLIEGARRVGKSTIAEEFGRRNYASYMLVDFSKAPDDVLGYFVDLRNDLDAFFMYLSSFYGVELHRRDSLIIFDEVQLYPKAREAIKQLVADGRYDYIETGSLVSIRENVKDILIPSEEESIRLNPMDFDEFLWALGEKPLSTLIADSFKKRRPLPDSLHRKAMRLFREYMLVGGMPQAVSKYVETHDFSKVDNVKRNILRLYRQDISKHGGSDRIRITRIFDNLVGQLSKKEKKFNITSLGKEAKTRDYEDAFFWLSDAFITNDCFNSTDPSVGLSISEDHSTVKCYAADTGLLTTLALADSEQTGSNLYRDILLERIEINEGMLAENVVAQLLRANGHRLFFYSRSDRDDPSNRMEIDFLIVEPYENAAMKYRVSPIEVKSSKRYRTVSLDKFKAKFDKKVGTRYVLHPKPLVVENDVVKLPIYMAGLL
- a CDS encoding LTA synthase family protein, which gives rise to MPIFSPDRHACAPSYVKLTKQPITGGAYRPLANDEDSNACAPSALSGHHGSKLYTQKSAIHAISDNASVFIPKVDAPHLPKTADDKSIDEAINEATNDSTHSVPPSAEIQLAQANEHPLMQAIEVCKQSVHTTAKALSTAGHAVAKAAKTTGHAIRTAATAVKTAWHTFANFKAVQLIIKFFKKAYALWKKRMKFSYAFYTIVFFLLTSAEVIFLQWGMYSEPEYEKGTEIDETTKVLQSVGGQVTRFISQMWLEQKNVCLVSFMGLALIYLALIFVTNRFWIATLVFGVALTAFGVANSIKVQLRNEPIIPADLTFISGGDTGSIMSFVPKSSQAFVNGAITFVIWFAIIIFALFVLDGRRRFIYCSWRHPIANIKNIIGNVFRILAAILSVVLLSTYVIGLGTPGSGTYKWAKDNGYEPQLWNAIGDAQANNPATTFLSLSKVKAMDKPDNYSQKTMQSLAKKYAQEAQAINHTRSGELTDNTVIMILSETFSDPTRVPGVSFSLDPIPNIRNIKNTTTSGLMLSPGYGGGTANIEYQALTGLNLANFNDSLIVPYQQLVPNQNDPYSFNQIWMKKYGKNASTAVHPFQQSMYLRNINYRKFGFSYLYTLDSKIPLKHTGCIDRSPYVSDSEAYQSILDLLDRQQDSKSSQFLQLVTMQNHMPYGDYYDNNEFSDANISEDLSDGERWNINTYTKGINWTDQETADFLNQLDQIYKPITVIFYGDHLPGIYDTADMNKNNKTVLHETDYFIWSNSASPSHGTNVNPTTTAYTSSNYFMPLAAEHMNAKVSPYLAMLTELQQEVPAMSRVIGTNGGIGQGKATYLDHDGNNIKATALSAKAKELLKDYKLVQYDQTVGKNYLKDLDFTQVP
- the glf gene encoding UDP-galactopyranose mutase; its protein translation is MTGAVEYPDLVVVGAGLFGLTVAQQAVERLGVRVEIIDVRDHIGGNAYSYMDEETGAEIHKYGAHLFHTSNRRVWEYVNRFTSFTSYVHRVYATHDGEVYPLPINLGTINQFFHARYTPAEAKALIDGQAGELAGTDPQNLNDKGISLIGRPLYEAFIKNYTGKQWQTDPKDLPAGIINRLPVRFNYDNRYFKDTWEGLPTDGYTAWMERMIDDPRIHVTLKTDFFDASQPFNRKALAAAGVPVVYTGPVDRYFDYSLGELKWRTVDFREVRYDEGDHFGCPVMNFSDADVPYTRAIEFKNFNPERRDSQNPDRTVVWEEYSRFAERGDEPYYPINTEADKALYARYEELAKAEPLTVFGGRLGTYKYYDMHQVIDTALTAYEEQVEPLLKK